A genomic region of bacterium contains the following coding sequences:
- the secF gene encoding protein translocase subunit SecF — MIDINGQRTRWFSISIALVALSIVAVGVWGLNIGIDFTGGTLMELAFTGERPDAPALVAEMSVLGAERVKVQTAGEHSMIVRGAPFSQEFHEQVVAAFDGRATEVRYELIGPTIGRELTRKTLIAIALALIAIVLYVAWAFRKVSGELASWKYGVVAILALLHDVIIPIGVFAVLGKFLNVEVDAAFIAAALTIIGYSVNDTIIIFDRVRENLATTHGKSFGEIVNLSVNQTFARSLNTTLTTFLALLAVFFFGGASLRYFALALLIGIGVGAYSSIFIAAPLLAVWKERE; from the coding sequence ATGATTGACATCAACGGACAACGCACCCGCTGGTTCAGCATCTCGATTGCACTCGTCGCGCTCTCGATTGTGGCCGTTGGCGTGTGGGGGCTGAATATCGGCATTGACTTCACTGGTGGCACACTCATGGAGCTCGCCTTCACCGGCGAGCGTCCGGACGCGCCTGCGCTCGTGGCCGAGATGAGCGTGCTCGGTGCCGAGCGCGTGAAGGTGCAGACCGCGGGCGAGCACAGCATGATCGTCCGCGGCGCGCCGTTCTCGCAGGAATTCCACGAGCAAGTCGTCGCCGCGTTCGACGGGCGCGCTACGGAGGTGCGGTACGAGCTCATCGGTCCCACGATCGGCCGTGAGCTTACGCGGAAGACGCTCATCGCCATCGCGCTCGCGCTCATCGCCATCGTCCTCTATGTCGCATGGGCATTCCGGAAAGTGAGCGGTGAGCTCGCGTCGTGGAAGTACGGCGTCGTCGCGATTCTCGCGCTCCTCCATGACGTCATTATCCCCATCGGCGTGTTCGCCGTGCTCGGGAAATTCCTCAACGTGGAGGTGGACGCGGCGTTCATTGCTGCTGCGCTCACGATCATCGGGTACTCCGTGAATGACACGATCATCATCTTTGACCGCGTGCGCGAGAACCTCGCCACGACGCACGGCAAGAGTTTTGGCGAGATCGTGAACCTGAGTGTGAATCAGACGTTCGCCCGCTCCCTCAACACGACCCTCACGACGTTCCTCGCCCTCCTCGCCGTGTTCTTCTTTGGCGGCGCATCGCTCCGGTACTTCGCGCTCGCACTCCTCATCGGCATCGGCGTTGGCGCCTACTCCTCCATCTTCATCGCCGCGCCACTCCTCGCCGTGTGGAAGGAGCGCGAGTGA